ATACGGATTAGATTCTGTTAGGTTTTCCTTTATTATATTTGTTAGATCTTGTGGTCTTAATATAAGATCATAGTCACTACTTGGACGATAATCTGTTGGTAATGAAAATAAAAACTGGTCCACTAAACTTTTAGCGAACGAATCAAAAGTTCTAGATTCAAATCTTTTAGCTAAGCTTTTACCATAACGATTGATTACCCTATCTTCTAAATTTTTTGCTGCGTCAACTTTAAAACTAATAGCCAATATTTTGTGGGGCGGCTTACAGATGCCTGTTTCCAATAAGAAACCTGCTTTTTGGGCTAATAGTTCAGTTTTTCCTGCTCCAGGACCAGCGGCCACTGATAAATTCCCCTCATGTTTAACTGACTGATAAGCTGCCTCTTCAAGTACCATGTTGTTTGCCGGCTTCCAATTTTCTGGAACAATAAAACTCATATGCTTCCTCTATTTTCAACCAATAACTCATTGACTCGTTCAGCTAAGCTTTTCAGCTCAGAAGGTGCTTTTTCTAAATATTCATCTTTTCCTAAGTTGCTCAATGCAGCAATATGAGTACTTGGTTTTCCTCTACCTAAAAACAGTGAATTATACCATATCATCAATTTTTTCTCTTCTTCTGTATATGTTACACCCTTAGCTTTCTCACTCTTAAGGGTGGCCTGAATTGATGATTCCTTTTTCTCAGTATATTCATCGGTTGTTTCGTCAGGAATTCTTGGCCCATAGGTCATTGTGCTTTTATATTGCTGCTCGAACGATTTAAGCATAGAAAAATCTAAGTCTAATGGATTTGAAAAAAATACATTCTTGGATTCTAATATACTAATCCAACACTCCATATTCTCAACCTCTTCATTACTTCTCTCATGGAACTCCTCTAGCTGTTCAACCGTGTATGTGTACGGGTCCCCATTTCTTATTACACTAAGTAACCGCTCAGGGTCATGTCCATTTTCAATCAACTGCTTTAATGCATATTTTATTCTACCCCATCCCCCTCCATACCTTTCTCTATCTAAATCTAATAATGTGATGTGAGGGATTGACAACTGATTGAGTAACTTCCATAAATGGTTCACATGCCTGCCTCCTAATGGAACAATAGAAATACTAGTTTCATCAGGATATATATCATATGCGCTTAACAGCTTAGGCATTACAATTTCTTCGCTATCCCCTTCACCTAAAACTACTAATTTAGAGAAATAAAGGTCCGGGTATGCTTTCACTGCTTCTTTTATATAAGTAAAAGATTCACTTTGCTTATCAGGTAATGTAATACCTTTAACAATTGAATTATGATTCTCTATCTGCATATGTCTAATCTGTTCAGGATCAATTTTCTTTATAATTGAAGCGCTATGTGAAGAAATAACTACTTGGGAATTCTCTTTATTTGATATGTTAGATAAATTGCTTACCACTCTACCAAGTAAATGAGGAGATACATGATTTTCCGGCTCTTCTACTGCTAAAATGTTTAATGCTGGTTTTACATCACTTTCCATATTCTGTTCAATTTCCAATAAGGAAGAAACTAATGTAAGATAGAACAAAGACCTTAAACCATCCCCCATTCTGTCTATTGTTGATGAATTTCCATCCTCATTTGGAGAAAAGTGTACTTCTACCTTTTTAAGAATTGAAGTCAAATCAGTACTACTAAACATTAAATCAGTATGACTATATCTAGGATCCTTGTGGTAACTATTCCATTCTTTATTAAGCGTTTCTTTAACACTCTTCACGTCAGGTATTTCACTAAACAGCTCCATAACAGGACCCATTTTCTCTTTAATTTCCTCATTAATTGTATCAGGCCATTCAATATTTCGTAGTATCCTCCATAGTATAGTACCCGACGCATTCTTTAACTGAGTCATTGGATCTCTCATAGCTGGTACATATATTAATTGAATAGCATTTCTTTGATGTACAGGGATCGGCTGTTGTGCCTCTTCCTCCGGTTGACCTTCTGGTACAGTAATATAATATATATCCTGTTCTATATCCCCTTCTGGTGTTAGACCTTGTATCCACTTTCCCTCTAAACGAATCCTCATATAAGGTATGCCACCAGGCCTATCAACTATCATTTGTCTGAAAAAGGGTGGCACACTGTCAGTTTTAGACTCATCTTCTGCAACTAATTCAGGAAACTCAATTCTAACTTCGATAAATAGATTGATTTCCTCTATATCATCTGGTGATATGTTATGTGGTATATGAAAGTCACTTTTAATAAGGGTTCTTTCTGAATTTTTTTGGCCAAATAACCTTACTAAAGAACTTATCAAAGCTGTTTTACCCGTACTATTTCCACCTATTAAAGCTGTTATGTTATCTAAATGAACCTTTTGTGGTATTTCTCCAAAGGACCTATAATTTTTTAAAGTTACTGAAGTTATTTTAATTTTAATACCTCCATCCTTTTTCTACCATTTACAACCCTCATTTTACCTTATCTACTAAAGTCCTACAATTTATTTCCATCATTAGCATCAGTACAAAAAAAGCTTGAACCTATCAGATAGATTCAAGCAAGCTAGATAAACGCTTTAATTTTGATGGAACGCCGCCCATGGATTCACCTAGATTAATAAAGGAAAATAGTATCTATTTTAACTGGGAAAGCAATAGTTATAAGGCTCTAATCCAGTACAATAAATAAAAGGAAATAAATGTAAATGAGCAACTTATTATCCAAAACCGTCAGACCATCGTAAAAATAAACCCTTCATGCCCCCCTAAAAAGATCGATTTAAGACCTCAATTATTCTAATCTTAAAAATTTGATTAATAGTTCTTGGAAGAAAGGTAGTGTTCAATTGTTTTTAAGTATGTTTTCCAATCACGATAATGCTCATGGATCTTCTTTTCCAAAATGTTATCAATATGTTTTTCTTCGTTATATATTCCATCTCGACGCATGTTTTCCAACCTATTAATATATTGTTGTACTGATATTTCCTTTATTTTCCTTTCACCTACCTTTAACTCATGTTTTCGCATTAAATATTCTTTGAATTCCATAATTTCCTCCTAAAGGTAACTGCTAGATCAAGCAGGACAGATTTTAATTATAGCTTTGAACAGTTCTTGATCCATCCGTTAAACTTAAAAGGTCTGAATATTAGCGGATGGGAGGATCGGAAAAGTGAATAAATTAGAAACGATCGTAAAAGTGCATTAATTAAAAAATTAAGGATTAAGAGTGCCAACCAATGCCCGTAAATGTAACCTATCTAAAGCCAAAGTTTATATAAATACCTGAATTAAGAATTTTAAAAAACATTCGAGGGGTGTGTTTAGTCCAATCTATATAGATATAGTGTAACTTTACTTATTTTCGTTTAATAGCTGTTAAAAAGTTTGGGGATATTTACATTCGATTTTATATTTAATTGCCTTAAAGTTGTTCACTTGTTTGATTAGCTAGCCACTCTGTAAAGAGCTTCTTCCATTGATAAGTTCTCAATACAAATTCTTGATAAATTTGAATCAAATTATGTTCATCTATCTTAGGATTTTCAGATTTAATCTTTCTTGAGTAAATTATTCTGTAAGCAATAAAAAATAAATCGATAAACAATTCCTCTTCTTTTTTAAAGGTTTTAACACAAAACATAATTACATCAACTATCGAAAGTAATATACCTGGTGTTAAATTAATTTCTGAAACATCCTCAGTTCCCCATGCATCAGGGACTTCAAAAGAAGGGGAAAAAGTATGGGAGTGTTCACTGTTTGGTGTTAATATAGCAAGAATACTCCAAGGTTCATAAGGAATTTCGCTTATATTTTTCACCTTGTACTTTCTTAGATCTCGATTTATTTTTTCTAAGAGATTATCTCTAAGAACCTTAATTTCTTGTACTTTCATAGGCATAGGGGCTTCTATATTATCAAATCTAATTATCGCTGCCTGTAACCATTCTGACATAAATGCTGAATCATCAAGTTGTCTATTAGGTAACTCTGAAATAGTTGGCAGGGTTATCTGATTATCTAATAAGTACTCCCATGTAATAACATTATTAATATCGACCATACAATTAAATAAATCAAAACAGTCTACATATTCAATCTTTTTGGAAGGAAAAGCCGAAAATGGTATATTATTTATTTTTCCTTTTTCTTTCAGCTCTTTTTCATATTCTAGATACAAATGCTTAAAGTAATTTTCACTTTCCAAGTATTCTTTCATCTTTTGAACTTTTGGCCCCATTCCCTCTGTAGTTCTTGTCATAAAGACCATCGTAGAAGTTAATGGATTAGTTTTCATCATTTTATTAAAATCAGATTTCATTTTTAGTGCAATAGCATGGTCTTTATTCATGGTATCATGATGAATAGCATAAACAGCCAGTCTTTTGGTATTGTCGATAATTCCATCATTAGCCAGATCCCCTTCTGGTCCAATTGCTTTTGTGGCTTTAAACCGTCTATTCATTACTTTTTGGAATCGACTGCAGAAATTTTGAAATTCCTCTTCATTGAACCAAGAGATTTTTCTACAAAAGTCTTCATAATTTAATGTGATTCTTTGTATTTTACTCCCCTCCATGCTAAACCAAATAGTTAATTATATGAATTTTACTTCCATTATAAAAGTAAAGGACCCCTTTTGAAGAGTACTTTGATCTTTTAGTATCGTTTGAAACGTATTACCACTATTTTGAGAAGTTGTATCATATTAGGTTTGATCAGGTACGACCTGAAACCATTAAAATTCTATGAGAACGATAGTAACAGAAACAAGCCTCATAGACAGAACTTTTATCTTCACTGAGCCCTGACTCATTACCGCGTTGGTCGGGTCATTCATTTCTTAGGCAGGTGCGACAAATTCTCAAATGACCTTAAGTTGTTTCGATGGTCCTTTTGTTATAATTATTCAATAACTAAAATTTGTTTAAAGTCTAATTTAATGGTTTCATAGTAAAAATGCATAATTGCGTCCAAGGATTCCCTTAGATATTATTAAATAATGTTACTCAAAACAACGAAAAACTAAAGTCTTAATCATCATGAACTAATCTAAGAGTGCGCCTCCAATTCAGGAATGAATACTTCTATGTCCTCTTACTTATTATAGCTCAACTTACATTTATTACAATTAGGGGTTACTACCTCCATTTGTTGTGATGGTTTAAAATACTATTAAAATAATTACTAACTAACTTATTTGACATTAATTTCTTAGTTTATTTCTAACATTCCTTCCAGCCTTATCATTATCCTCACAATAGGTTATTTGCTTCATTTTATGACCTTTCTTCCCCATCCGTTTACCTCCATTAATAATCGTTTGCCGCTTAAGCCCCACCACTGAAACTAAGTGAGTATTGTGTAGTTTTTCTTTATTAATACTCCATTATCTACTTTATAACCCATCTGGTCCAGACATGAAATGTGAAGACTTTCTTAATCAAGCATCACCTCAAGCTTTCTTCGAAGCATATGACGGATCAGCAAATGATTCTGCCTATAAACTTAATATTGATTCTTACGGTATTTCCTGTAATAGTTCGCAATAAATATTGTAAAATTATGGAGGATTTTTAATTTAAGTATAGAAGTATATATTTCTACAGTCTATTTTGGCGAGTAGTTTTGACATGTTTATTTTTCTATAGTACAGAAAACAATTTTCATTAATAACTAGAAACAATGTATATGTTATTCTCAAAATTTAAAAATATGGAGGAATTATATTTTGATTAAAACTTGGTCAGTTGAACACTTTAAATCGATCTATGAAGAAACGGAACTTGAAATATCACCATTAACAATTTTCACAGGAGCAAATAGTTCCGGAAAAAGCACTATCCTTCAAAGTATTCTGTTAACAGCACAAACTATACAAAATAGTATCTCCTCCAAGTCAATAATACTTAATGGTCACATCATTAAACTCGGAACTTTTGATGATATTTTATCCAATCATTCAATAATAGATGACACCCAACATATTAGTATAGGATTTGACCTTAATATTGATACAAGTGATGATTGGAACAGGTTTTTATTTTCTGATAGTTTGATGGTAGAAGATATTAAGAATAGTTTAGTAAGTTCAAAGTTTAGCTTTTATAAGAATGAAGATAACGAGATAACCAATTTACATCCCGATTTAGAATCTAGTGAAGTTCACATAGAATTCACCTCTAGTGACAAAGAGGACAATAAACCGAAATATAACTTAAGTATCAATAAATCCAACTTATCTGTGGATCAACGGAAAAAAGATTACAAGATTAGGGATACGGAAATTGATGAACAATTATTGAAATATGAAGTAAAGACCAACTTTGATGTAGAGGATACTCCTTTTTTCCCTTACACAGAAGGAAAAGGTAAAGAAAAAATAAAACTAGCCGGATCTAAAATGCATCATTTTTTGCCTCTTGGCTTAGGGGTAGTTTATAACGAAACATATCAAACGGCTAAAAGTTTAATAGATTTATTTATCAATTCAGAAAGAACTTACTACTCAAGACATAGAAGACGTGTAGCATTAGATAGCTTGGAAAGTGGCAGTAACATTGAATTTATAAATATTATTATGGAAGAGATTAAAGATTTTAACAGTACATTATTTCAATCAAATCTGTCAGGAATTCAAAAAAAAGTAGTTGCTGGTAATTATGAGGAATTATTAAATGAATTTACACTTAGGAAGTTCAGAAAATATATAATGTCTTTAACAAGAAATCAAAGAACAGATTTAGAAAGTAGATTTAAACAACAAGAAGCAAATTTATTATCAGTGTTAACTAGGGATAAAGCCGATGTTTATCAATTAGACAGTACGAGCCTACCAGATCCAATTGAAGCTGGTGTGGCATATGTCAGGAATTTCTTTTCCAAAAATGTAAAATATCTAGGTCCGTTAAGAGATGATCCGAAACCAGTCTATCCTCACTCTGGAGCTACAGACTCTATGGACGTTGGTTTTAGAGGCGAACACACTGCAGCTGTATTAGAGATACATAAGGGCACAGAAGTTAGTTATTTATCTCCAGAAGATTTAGAAAAAGGAGGAGATATCTCACCTAAGAAAAACTCCTTAATACAGGCTGTTCTTGAATGGCTTAGATATATGGGGATTGTTACTAATGTGAAAACTGTCGATAAGGGTAAGCTTGGACATGAATTAAAAGTTTCAACAAACAACAATGATAATTACCATGATTTGACAAATGTGGGTGTGGGAGTCAGTCAAGTCCTTCCAATACTAGTGTTATCTCTCCTTGCAGATAAAGGATCAACATTAATATTCGAACAACCCGAATTACATTTACATCCACGCGTCCAAACTAGACTAGCCGACTTCTTTGTTTCAATGATTCAATTAAATAAACAGTGTATTGTAGAATCACATAGTGAATATATGGTAAATAGACTTAGATATAGATCAGTTGTGTCAGAAGATTCTTTTATCTCTGATAATGTAATGATGTATTTTGTTGAGAAGGAAGATGGAAAGTCTATATATAACCCAGTAAAGATAAATAGATATGGTGTTATTGAAGACTGGCCAAAAGGATTTTTTGATGAAAATGAGGAGAACTCTGCTGCTATTTTGAGAGCAGCAATGCAGAAAAGAAGAAAGGAACGTGGTAAGATAAATGATTAAAACAGTTATTGACCCACTTATCCTTGCGCTTCCGAATAGCAGTGATTCATTAGAGGAATTTGAAGAATATGTATATAGACTTTTAGACGTTGTTGAAGCTTCCGAGCAAAATCTAAAACTAATTACTAGCAAAGAGACGTCAAGCTTACTAGCATTCGAATTGGAATACCCTGAATGGGACCCTGTAAAAAAATTATTAAATCATTTTGGTCTAACAGGAATGATACAACCTAAAGATATAGTAGGCTCAATAGAAAAAATACTAAAGTCAAATACGATTGAAAACTTATTACAAATTGAAGATATACTTTATGAAAACGTAATATTTAGCCCTGTAGAAATAAGTAATAATAGAAAAACTCCTTACTTAGAGGAATTAGAGAAGATAGCATTGTGCATACTTCTAGCGCAAGAGGAGGGGAATAATTTTATATTTGTAACAAAAAAGTTATCGCAAAAAACTATTACTGTGCAAGGTAAAATCCATGAAATTGAATCCTCTGACCATTCAATTTCTAAGCATGAAATTCTAACTTACAAAGGGGACTTTCTTGCACTTAGTGATGTAAATAGAATTTATCAAGACATTGATCCTATTACCATATGGAAGAATGCACGTTCAAAAGAAGAATATGAATACGCAGTTAAAATTTATACTTGTCAATATACTTGTACTCATAATAATAGTTTTAAAGAATGGAATCTAGGTAACGAATTCCACATAAATATGAGAAAATATAATTTTACTCATCAAGAATCTAAAATAAATTCATTATTAAGATCTATCGCTGATGCGATTTTGGACCAGAATCTCCATAAAGTACACTCTTTGCGCGAGTCTCGTAGTGGTAATTCTTCGCAGAAAACATATAAAAATAAGAAAGCTTTAAGAAGAGATATTGACCAAGAATTTCATTTACATTACTGGGTAGAGGGGAACCATTTAGAATTTGCACAATTAGGAGTCCATAACGATATGAATATTCCATCACCTAGTTATTAACGTTTACCGTAATTCTAGTAGCAAATGAAAAGTGTCTGGAAATTTCCAGACACTTTTTTTAAATAGATATTAATTGGTTACAAAATCTATTCTCTACCTTTCTATTTCTGACTCTTTCTTTTTCCTAACATCTATATTCCAGTCTTTATTTGTAGGTATTTCAACTTTAGATGCTTCTTTACTCATTAGCCGGTAATAATTACTTGCAAACTCCCTTCCAGCCTTATCATTATCCGTACAAAATGTTATTTGCTTCACCTGATGACCTTCCTTGCCCATCCGTTTGACTTCATCAATCATGGTCTGCCGCTTAAGCCCAGACATGGAAACTAACCGAGTATTCTGCAGTTTTTCTTTCTTAATACTCCAATACGATAGTGCATCAATCGGGCTTTCAAAAAGGTAAATGGAATTAGGTCTTCCAATATCTACTGAAAACCCACCCGAACCATGGCTGTTCCTATCAATACCTTTAAACATTCGTCCACCTTTCATTGGACTGGTTCCTTGGCGGTCTACTCCTACGATCTCTCCCTGCTGTTTCCACTTAAAAACCACATTTCCGAGCTTGTCCTGTGCTATTAAATTTTTATTTTCAAGCCAATTAACGATCTTAGGATGAATCTTCCGTTCATTCGTTAGATAATCTTTAGCCTTTGTCCTATCGTTCACTTCATAATGTGAAGGATATTGATAAGGCTCCTTAGGCTTTTGCTCTTGAGAATTGTCTTTCACTTTATAACCTTGCTCATTCAGATCAATCACAGCTTCTGGAAAGCTCATCCCATAAAACATCTTGGCAAAGTTAATGACCCCAGCTCCTTTCTCGTCTCTGGAGTTCCAGGCATACATTTGGTCTTTAATCACTAAACTATCATGTACTTGGTGTCGGTAGTACCTCCCCTCTCTCTTCAATGGCTCCCCTTTACGCTCCAGATAGTCTATGAGATCCACATTCCGAGCAACCTCCACTTGATCCGCGCTTACATGTTTGGCCATGCAGCACTTCCTCCTTTCTAAATTTAGATATAAAAAAAGACAGGGAGAAAACTCCCTGTCTAGCGTTCAACCTCTATCTTTTCTTTTTGCTTTTCATTCTGCTGTGAAGCCTCCTTATTCCCCTTTCCATTCTGCATTTCGGAAGTGGTTCTTTCTTTTTCTTTCTCTTCAAGGAACTCTCGGTCAAGCTTACTTTCGATTTGAGATAGTCGCTGCTCCCCTCGATCCGTTAATGGTAGTTCTTTTAATTCTTGTAGAGATTCTTTTTTAAGCTGATACACCTCTTCTTTACTGTGAGTCTCTTGAAAGGAACGCATCTGATTTAAACGGTCTTGCCGGTCATTGTTTTCTTCTTTGTCTAACTCTTTTCCTACGGTTGGTTCAATAAAGTTCATAAGCTCCTTCTTATATGCATCTTTGTAGTCTTGATGTGAATATTCTTCTTCGGTCTTTTCTTCCTTACCAAAGGGCCCGCTATCCTTCTCAGCCTTACTCACTTGGCTTCTGTACATTTCCCGAAGCTTTTCTGAAGGTAGTATCTCTCTTTCTTGTTTCTCTTCTTCCATTACATGTTTGGGTTCTTTTACACTCATATCTTTCTCCCCTTCCTTTTCTTGGCCCATAGATTCTTCAATTGTTGTAATAAACTCTTTAGCTGTTGACTGAACCTCTTGTAATAAGCTTTCATGGTCTTTAAATTCATGATCCTTGGTCCAGTGATGCAGATAATCTAATGAGTAATCGCTGGTATCAATATTAAAATAAGAAGCAACCGTATAAGCTGTCATTTCTGCCTGAAATTCTTTCTCGGGTTTGGTGTATTCATTTATGTTTTCCTTTGTATGAAGCTTGGCATGAGTCAGTTCATGTAACAGAGTTTTTGTATCTTGTCGCTCAGAGTTACGCGGATTAAGAGCGACTTCTCCTTTCCCTGTATAACTTACTCCTTTAGCTGCTCCTAACTCTTCATAAGGTTCTACAATTTGAATGTCATTTTTCTCTGCTATAGTCTCCATCCCTTGTCGAAACTGACTATAGTTTTCAACCTTCCCATCGATCC
The Halobacillus halophilus DSM 2266 DNA segment above includes these coding regions:
- a CDS encoding toprim domain-containing protein — protein: MAKHVSADQVEVARNVDLIDYLERKGEPLKREGRYYRHQVHDSLVIKDQMYAWNSRDEKGAGVINFAKMFYGMSFPEAVIDLNEQGYKVKDNSQEQKPKEPYQYPSHYEVNDRTKAKDYLTNERKIHPKIVNWLENKNLIAQDKLGNVVFKWKQQGEIVGVDRQGTSPMKGGRMFKGIDRNSHGSGGFSVDIGRPNSIYLFESPIDALSYWSIKKEKLQNTRLVSMSGLKRQTMIDEVKRMGKEGHQVKQITFCTDNDKAGREFASNYYRLMSKEASKVEIPTNKDWNIDVRKKKESEIER
- a CDS encoding ATP-dependent nuclease; the protein is MKITSVTLKNYRSFGEIPQKVHLDNITALIGGNSTGKTALISSLVRLFGQKNSERTLIKSDFHIPHNISPDDIEEINLFIEVRIEFPELVAEDESKTDSVPPFFRQMIVDRPGGIPYMRIRLEGKWIQGLTPEGDIEQDIYYITVPEGQPEEEAQQPIPVHQRNAIQLIYVPAMRDPMTQLKNASGTILWRILRNIEWPDTINEEIKEKMGPVMELFSEIPDVKSVKETLNKEWNSYHKDPRYSHTDLMFSSTDLTSILKKVEVHFSPNEDGNSSTIDRMGDGLRSLFYLTLVSSLLEIEQNMESDVKPALNILAVEEPENHVSPHLLGRVVSNLSNISNKENSQVVISSHSASIIKKIDPEQIRHMQIENHNSIVKGITLPDKQSESFTYIKEAVKAYPDLYFSKLVVLGEGDSEEIVMPKLLSAYDIYPDETSISIVPLGGRHVNHLWKLLNQLSIPHITLLDLDRERYGGGWGRIKYALKQLIENGHDPERLLSVIRNGDPYTYTVEQLEEFHERSNEEVENMECWISILESKNVFFSNPLDLDFSMLKSFEQQYKSTMTYGPRIPDETTDEYTEKKESSIQATLKSEKAKGVTYTEEEKKLMIWYNSLFLGRGKPSTHIAALSNLGKDEYLEKAPSELKSLAERVNELLVENRGSI
- a CDS encoding DUF3696 domain-containing protein produces the protein MIKTWSVEHFKSIYEETELEISPLTIFTGANSSGKSTILQSILLTAQTIQNSISSKSIILNGHIIKLGTFDDILSNHSIIDDTQHISIGFDLNIDTSDDWNRFLFSDSLMVEDIKNSLVSSKFSFYKNEDNEITNLHPDLESSEVHIEFTSSDKEDNKPKYNLSINKSNLSVDQRKKDYKIRDTEIDEQLLKYEVKTNFDVEDTPFFPYTEGKGKEKIKLAGSKMHHFLPLGLGVVYNETYQTAKSLIDLFINSERTYYSRHRRRVALDSLESGSNIEFINIIMEEIKDFNSTLFQSNLSGIQKKVVAGNYEELLNEFTLRKFRKYIMSLTRNQRTDLESRFKQQEANLLSVLTRDKADVYQLDSTSLPDPIEAGVAYVRNFFSKNVKYLGPLRDDPKPVYPHSGATDSMDVGFRGEHTAAVLEIHKGTEVSYLSPEDLEKGGDISPKKNSLIQAVLEWLRYMGIVTNVKTVDKGKLGHELKVSTNNNDNYHDLTNVGVGVSQVLPILVLSLLADKGSTLIFEQPELHLHPRVQTRLADFFVSMIQLNKQCIVESHSEYMVNRLRYRSVVSEDSFISDNVMMYFVEKEDGKSIYNPVKINRYGVIEDWPKGFFDENEENSAAILRAAMQKRRKERGKIND
- a CDS encoding ImmA/IrrE family metallo-endopeptidase, which codes for MAKTKRPYKQKSPEKVKEEINRLTEGMEKSISNHFHSPEQMKEYLDFMGKFHRYSPRNTALIDSQFPGAEAVGSYAFWKEKGFPVNKGEKSLKVLVPNRLGQQFQNEEGEWKPLKYATKTEKQQVKDGQLDKRDGRLVYSTGNVFDVSQTTATQKDLPQIFPNKWIDGKVENYSQFRQGMETIAEKNDIQIVEPYEELGAAKGVSYTGKGEVALNPRNSERQDTKTLLHELTHAKLHTKENINEYTKPEKEFQAEMTAYTVASYFNIDTSDYSLDYLHHWTKDHEFKDHESLLQEVQSTAKEFITTIEESMGQEKEGEKDMSVKEPKHVMEEEKQEREILPSEKLREMYRSQVSKAEKDSGPFGKEEKTEEEYSHQDYKDAYKKELMNFIEPTVGKELDKEENNDRQDRLNQMRSFQETHSKEEVYQLKKESLQELKELPLTDRGEQRLSQIESKLDREFLEEKEKERTTSEMQNGKGNKEASQQNEKQKEKIEVER